DNA sequence from the Ruminococcus albus 7 = DSM 20455 genome:
ATAGCCCAGTGCTGTAATATAGTTTGAAAGCGCATCTATCCATACGTAGATAACGTGCTTGGGGTCGAATGTAACAGGTATCGACCATGTGAAAGTTGTTCTCGAAACACAGAGATCCTGAAGACCGGGCTTGATGAAGTTGTTGAGCATCTCCTTCTTGCGGCTCTCGGGAACGATGAAATCGGGATGTGTCTCGATGTAATCTTCCAGCCACTGCTGATACTTGGAAAGCTTCAGGAAGTATGCTTCCTCATGTGCGGGCTTTACTTCACGTCCGCAGTCGGGACATTTGCCGTCAACCAGCTGTGACTGTGTCCAGAAGCTCTCGCAGGGTACGCAGTACATACCCTCGTAAGAACCCTTGTAGATATCGCCCTGCTCATAAAGCTTGTTGAATATCTTCTGAACTACCTTTTCGTGCTGTTCATCGGTAGTTCTGATAAAGCCGTCGTAAGATATATTCATGCACTTGCAGATATCCTTTATCTCGCCTGCTACCTTGTCAACGTGCTCCTTGGGAGAGATACCCTCTTCCTTAGCAAGACCTTCTATCTTCATGCCATGCTCGTCCGTACCTGTGAGGAAGAAAACGTCATAGCCCTGCATCCTTTTGAAGCGGGCGATAGCGTCGGTGAATACGACCTCATAGGTGTTGCCTATATGGGGCTTTTTAGACGCATAAGCGATAGCTGTTGTTATATAAAATTTTTCCTTAGCCATAAAAAGACCTCCTGTCAAGAATGTCACTATACTATTATACCACATAATAAAATCAATTGCAAGCGTTTTTTGCCAAAAAAGAAGAGCTGCACGATATGGTGATTCGTGCAGCTTTGTTGTTAGTCTTTGCCTACGGCTTCGCTGAGGGTTTTGCGTACAGCGCCTTTGCCTGCCAGCATTTTATCGAGGTAAGATATGATCTTATCCGCAAGACCAGCATTTACCAGATCGGTACCGAACAGGGTGCTGTTTTTCAGCACTTCACGTACTTTTATGCCATCGCATACGTTCCCGTACCATTCCTTGCGGACGGTCTTCTGCATATACTCCAGCATCGGGTCGGAACTCAGTTCCATAGCCTCGCCGTTATCGTCTGTACCGGTCAGGTACCTGAACCATGCCGCTATAACCAGTGGTATAAGTTCAAGTGTTGAGGTATCGCCCTTTTCTTCATAAGCCTTTATCGTTTCACCGAAGCGTATAGCAAGCTTCTGGCTGGTATCGGTGGCTATCCTCTGTGGAGTATCTGGCAGGTTGCCGTTTGGCAGACGTTCTTCCAGCACTTCTCTTAGGAAATCCTCGGGACGGATTATACCGGGGTCAACAACTACGGGAAGACCCTCGTTGTATCCAAGGCGGTATACCAGCTTTCTGAGGTCGGTGTCCTCCATTTCCTCGGCTATCTTTTTGTGACCCAGCAGACAGCCGAATATTGCAAGCGCCGTATGCAGGGGATTAAGGCAGGTCATTACCTTCATCTTCTCTGCGCGGTCAACGGTCACGCGGTCGGTCAGATATACTCCTGCCTTTTCAAGGGGCGGTCTGCCGTTCGGGAAATCGTCCTCTATCACGAGATACTGAGGCATCTCGGCATTTACGAAGGGGGCTATGTAAGTTCCGCGGGCGGTCCTTACAGGCTGCATTCCCTCAATGCCCATAGCGGTCAGTTCATCGCATATACCGCTGTCGGGACGTGGAGTTATCTTGTCTATCATAGACCATGGGAAGCTGACCTTGCCGCTTTCAAGATAAGTGATAAAGTCTTGGCTGACAAGACCATTTTCAGCCCATGCACAGGCTATGAACATCACCCCTGCGCGCAGCTTGTCGCCGTTGCGGCTGCAGTTATCCATGCTGACCAAAGCCAGTGGCTTTTCGCCTGCTATGAACCTGAAATACAGCATAGCCGCGATAACAGCCATAGCAGAGTTCAGGCTGCCCTCGGGTCCTGCGCTTATATCCTCCTTCACAAATGGGAATACATCGCCGTTCATATCCTTTACAGCGTAGCCTTTTTCGGTGATGGTGAATGATATCATCTGCAGGGAACTGCTTTCGGCATATTTTTTAAGCTGACCGAAGCCTTCACCCTTAGCGCAGAGTGCGCCGCCGATACTGCCTATTACACGCAGATATCTATCGCCCTGAGCACGAAGTCCCACCAGCAGCACCAGATCATCGAATGGATCGTATATCTTCTCGATAGTCTCGGTATTAAAGCTGTCCACCGTGATAATGCCGCTTTCAGCCTCGCCTTTCTTTATCAGTTCGTCCTGAAGGCAGGCGATATATCCGCGGAATATATTGCCGCCGCCGAAGTGTATCCATGCAGGATGATCCAGCGTGCGCTTTTTTACAGCTTCCGTATCATATCCCGGCATTATGAAGCCCTTGTCTTCCCATGCCTGTTTGTTGTTGACTATGCTTTCCGTTGATAGCTTCATGATGATCTCCTTATCTTTGTACCTGCGCTGAACCGCTGCCGAATGCCAGTGCTTTTACTTCATCTGCGCTTATGATGTTGCAATCGCCTTCCACCGAGAGTTTAAGACAGCTTGCAGCAGCTGCGAAATCAACTGCAGCCTGTGTGTCCATACCCTCACCGAGTGCATATATCAGCCCTGCAGCAAAGCTGTCGCCGCCGCCTACACGGTCAACGATCAGCGAACGGTATTCGCGGCTGAAACAGTGGTTTGTACCATCGTACAGCAGTGCAGCCCATTTGTTCTCATCGGATGAAAGTGTAGTCCTCAGGGTTATTGCGACTTTCTTGAAGCCGAATCGTTCTTTCAGTTTTTCGGCTACAGCTTTGTACGCTTCATAGTCGCTGTCATCGCTGGCATTGGTCGGTATGCCGAATAGTTCCTCCGCCTGATCTCGTCCGCCGATGTATACGTCTGTATACGACAGTATACCGGCCATGACCTTTCCTGCGGTTTCTTTATCCCACAGCTTGCGGCGGAAGTTTATATCGCAGCTGACTGTTACGCCCAGCTTTTTCGCAGTCTTAACAGCTTCAAGCGAAGCCTTTGCACACTCTGCCGAAAGGGCGGGAGTTATACCTGTTATGTGGAACCAGTCAGTCCCCGAAAGCAGCCTTTCCCAGTCGAATTCTTCTGCCTTGGATGCCGCTATGGATGAACCTGCCCTGTCGTATATCACCTTTGAGGGACGCTGTGCAGCACCCTTCTCCAGGTAGTATATACCTATCCTGTCACCGCCACGGAGTATCTCGGAGGTATCGACACCGTACTGACGCAGTGTGTTTATGGCTGCCTGACCTATTTCATGGTCGGGGAGCTTTGTGACGAATTTGGTATCACACCCGAACTGTGCCAGTGATACAGCGGTATTTGCTTCTCCGCCGCCGTATACCGCTTCAAAGCTGTCTGCCTGCAAAAAACGTCTGTGTTCCACAGGAGATAGCCTTAGCAGCATCTCACCGAAAGTTACAAATCTCATGCTGTCACCCCCGTATTATACTTATGCCTGTGCCGATATGACCTCTGCGTGCCATGTGGTATAAAGTTCTTTCGGGCTTTTTGGCAGCAAATACGCTTGCACCCTCTTCATCTGTACCGACATACCTTACTTTCAGCATAATGTCCACAGCTGATTCGGTCGCCTTGCGTACAGCTTCAAAATCCCCTGCGGCTATCCATGCCTTGTTCACCATGAAGCTTCCGCCGCAGGCTATGACCTCAGGGGCATCAAGGTATTCCCCGATGTTCTTTGTATTCAGTCCGCCTGTAGGCATGAACTTCACTCCGCCGAAGGGCGCAGCCATCGCCTTTATCATGGCAAGTCCGCCTGCCTGTTCCGCAGGGAAGAATTTAACCTCTGTAAGTCCTATAGCAACTGCCTTTCCAAGTTCCGAGGGCGTAGCTATGCCCGGCAGTACGGTGACGTTCCTTTCAAGGCAGAGCTTTACTACCGCTTCATCAAAATTCGGTGAAACGATGAACTTCGCACCTGCCGCAAGTGCATCCTCAGCCTGTTTTACTGTCAGCACTGTGCCGGCACCGACTATCATTTCGGGGAAAGCTTTGCACATAGCCGCGATAGCATCCTTAGCCGCCGCTGTGCGGAAAGTTACCTCAGCCGCAGGCAGACCGCCCTCGCATAAAGCTTTTGCCAGCGGTACAGCTTTTTCGGCATCCTCTATCACAACCACGGGGATTATTCCTATTTTACCAAGTTCTTCCAACATCTTATCCATATATCATGTACCTCTTTTATGATCTTTGCTATGAATGATGATTCGTTTTATCCCAGCCCGAAGAACTTCAGGGCATTGTTGAAGCTGATATTTCTAACG
Encoded proteins:
- the eda gene encoding bifunctional 4-hydroxy-2-oxoglutarate aldolase/2-dehydro-3-deoxy-phosphogluconate aldolase, coding for MDKMLEELGKIGIIPVVVIEDAEKAVPLAKALCEGGLPAAEVTFRTAAAKDAIAAMCKAFPEMIVGAGTVLTVKQAEDALAAGAKFIVSPNFDEAVVKLCLERNVTVLPGIATPSELGKAVAIGLTEVKFFPAEQAGGLAMIKAMAAPFGGVKFMPTGGLNTKNIGEYLDAPEVIACGGSFMVNKAWIAAGDFEAVRKATESAVDIMLKVRYVGTDEEGASVFAAKKPERTLYHMARRGHIGTGISIIRG
- a CDS encoding sugar kinase: MRFVTFGEMLLRLSPVEHRRFLQADSFEAVYGGGEANTAVSLAQFGCDTKFVTKLPDHEIGQAAINTLRQYGVDTSEILRGGDRIGIYYLEKGAAQRPSKVIYDRAGSSIAASKAEEFDWERLLSGTDWFHITGITPALSAECAKASLEAVKTAKKLGVTVSCDINFRRKLWDKETAGKVMAGILSYTDVYIGGRDQAEELFGIPTNASDDSDYEAYKAVAEKLKERFGFKKVAITLRTTLSSDENKWAALLYDGTNHCFSREYRSLIVDRVGGGDSFAAGLIYALGEGMDTQAAVDFAAAASCLKLSVEGDCNIISADEVKALAFGSGSAQVQR
- a CDS encoding mannitol dehydrogenase family protein; this encodes MKLSTESIVNNKQAWEDKGFIMPGYDTEAVKKRTLDHPAWIHFGGGNIFRGYIACLQDELIKKGEAESGIITVDSFNTETIEKIYDPFDDLVLLVGLRAQGDRYLRVIGSIGGALCAKGEGFGQLKKYAESSSLQMISFTITEKGYAVKDMNGDVFPFVKEDISAGPEGSLNSAMAVIAAMLYFRFIAGEKPLALVSMDNCSRNGDKLRAGVMFIACAWAENGLVSQDFITYLESGKVSFPWSMIDKITPRPDSGICDELTAMGIEGMQPVRTARGTYIAPFVNAEMPQYLVIEDDFPNGRPPLEKAGVYLTDRVTVDRAEKMKVMTCLNPLHTALAIFGCLLGHKKIAEEMEDTDLRKLVYRLGYNEGLPVVVDPGIIRPEDFLREVLEERLPNGNLPDTPQRIATDTSQKLAIRFGETIKAYEEKGDTSTLELIPLVIAAWFRYLTGTDDNGEAMELSSDPMLEYMQKTVRKEWYGNVCDGIKVREVLKNSTLFGTDLVNAGLADKIISYLDKMLAGKGAVRKTLSEAVGKD